In the genome of Neofelis nebulosa isolate mNeoNeb1 chromosome 8, mNeoNeb1.pri, whole genome shotgun sequence, one region contains:
- the RBM17 gene encoding splicing factor 45 isoform X1: MSLYDDLGVETSDSKTEGWSKNFKLLQSQLQVKKAALTQAKSQRTKQSTVLAPVIDLKRGGSSDDRQIVDTPPHVAAGLKDPVPSGFSAGEVLIPLADEYDPMFPNDYEKVVKRQREERQRQRELERQKEIEEREKRRKDRHEASGFSRRPDPDSDEDEDYERERRKRSMGGAAIAPPTSLVEKDKELPRDFPYEEDSRPRSQSSKAAIPPPVYEEQDRPRSPTGPGNSFLANMGGTVAHKIMQKYGFREGQGLGKHEQGLSTALSVEKTSKRGGKIIVGDATEKDASKKSDSNPLTEILKCPTKVVLLRNMVGAGEVDEDLEAETKEECEKYGKVGKCVIFEIPGAPDDEAVRIFLEFERVESAIKAVVDLNGRYFGGRVVKACFYNLDKFRVLDLAEQV, from the exons ATGTCCCTGTATGATGACCTGGGAGTAGAGACCAGTGATTCAAAAACAGAAGGCTGGTCCAAAAACTTCAAACTTCTGCAGTCCCAGCTTCAGGTGAAGAAGGCGGCCCTCACACAAGCCAAG AGCCAGAGAACGAAACAGAGTACTGTCCTCGCCCCGGTGATTGACCTAAAGCGTGGTGGCTCTTCAGACGACCGGCAGATCGTGGACACCCCCCCGCACGTGGCGGCTGGCCTGAAG GATCCTGTTCCCAGTGGATTTTCTGCAGGAGAAGTTTTGATTCCTTTAGCTGATGAATATGATCCTATGTTTCCTAATGATTACGAGAAAGTGGTAAAGCGCCAAAGAGAAGAACGGCAGAGACAGCGGGAGctggaaagacaaaaagaaatagaagagagagaaaa GAGGCGTAAGGACAGACATGAAGCTAGTGGGTTTTCGAGGCGACCAGATCCAGATTCTGATGAAGACGAAGATTATGAgcgagagaggaggaaaagaa GTATGGGCGGAGCGGCCATTGCACCACCCACTTCCCTTGTAGAGAAGGACAAAGAGT tACCCCGAGATTTCCCTTACGAAGAGGACTCAAGACCTCGCTCCCAGTCTTCCAAAGCTGCTATCCCTCCCCCGGTATACGAGGAACAAGACAGACCCAGATCTCCGACCGGACCTGGCAATTCCTTCCTTGCCAACATGGG tGGCACGGTAGCACATAAAATCATGCAGAAGTACGGCTTCCGGGAAGGCCAGGGTCTCGGCAAGCACGAGCAAGGGCTGAGCACCGCACTGTCGGTGGAGAAGACCAGCAAGCGAGGAGGCAAGATCATTGTCGGCGACGCCACAGAGAAAG ATGCATCCAAGAAGTCGGATTCCAATCCATTAACTGAAATACTTAAGTGTCCTACCAAAGTGGTCCTCCTACGG aaCATGGTTGGTGCGGGAGAGGTAGATGAAGACTTGGAAGCTGAAACCAAGGAAGAGTGTGAAAAATATGGCAAAGTTGGGAAATGTGTGATATTTGAA attCCTGGTGCCCCTGATGATGAAGCAGTAcgaatatttttagaatttgagAGGGTTGAATCAGCAATTAAAG CTGTTGTTGATCTGAATGGGAGGTATTTTGGTGGACGGGTGGTAAAAGCATGTTTCTACAATTTGGATAAGTTCAGGGTCTTGGATTTGGCGGAACAAGTTTGA
- the RBM17 gene encoding splicing factor 45 isoform X2 yields the protein MSLYDDLGVETSDSKTEGWSKNFKLLQSQLQVKKAALTQAKSQRTKQSTVLAPVIDLKRGGSSDDRQIVDTPPHVAAGLKDPVPSGFSAGEVLIPLADEYDPMFPNDYEKVVKRQREERQRQRELERQKEIEEREKRRKDRHEASGFSRRPDPDSDEDEDYERERRKRIPRDFPYEEDSRPRSQSSKAAIPPPVYEEQDRPRSPTGPGNSFLANMGGTVAHKIMQKYGFREGQGLGKHEQGLSTALSVEKTSKRGGKIIVGDATEKDASKKSDSNPLTEILKCPTKVVLLRNMVGAGEVDEDLEAETKEECEKYGKVGKCVIFEIPGAPDDEAVRIFLEFERVESAIKAVVDLNGRYFGGRVVKACFYNLDKFRVLDLAEQV from the exons ATGTCCCTGTATGATGACCTGGGAGTAGAGACCAGTGATTCAAAAACAGAAGGCTGGTCCAAAAACTTCAAACTTCTGCAGTCCCAGCTTCAGGTGAAGAAGGCGGCCCTCACACAAGCCAAG AGCCAGAGAACGAAACAGAGTACTGTCCTCGCCCCGGTGATTGACCTAAAGCGTGGTGGCTCTTCAGACGACCGGCAGATCGTGGACACCCCCCCGCACGTGGCGGCTGGCCTGAAG GATCCTGTTCCCAGTGGATTTTCTGCAGGAGAAGTTTTGATTCCTTTAGCTGATGAATATGATCCTATGTTTCCTAATGATTACGAGAAAGTGGTAAAGCGCCAAAGAGAAGAACGGCAGAGACAGCGGGAGctggaaagacaaaaagaaatagaagagagagaaaa GAGGCGTAAGGACAGACATGAAGCTAGTGGGTTTTCGAGGCGACCAGATCCAGATTCTGATGAAGACGAAGATTATGAgcgagagaggaggaaaagaa tACCCCGAGATTTCCCTTACGAAGAGGACTCAAGACCTCGCTCCCAGTCTTCCAAAGCTGCTATCCCTCCCCCGGTATACGAGGAACAAGACAGACCCAGATCTCCGACCGGACCTGGCAATTCCTTCCTTGCCAACATGGG tGGCACGGTAGCACATAAAATCATGCAGAAGTACGGCTTCCGGGAAGGCCAGGGTCTCGGCAAGCACGAGCAAGGGCTGAGCACCGCACTGTCGGTGGAGAAGACCAGCAAGCGAGGAGGCAAGATCATTGTCGGCGACGCCACAGAGAAAG ATGCATCCAAGAAGTCGGATTCCAATCCATTAACTGAAATACTTAAGTGTCCTACCAAAGTGGTCCTCCTACGG aaCATGGTTGGTGCGGGAGAGGTAGATGAAGACTTGGAAGCTGAAACCAAGGAAGAGTGTGAAAAATATGGCAAAGTTGGGAAATGTGTGATATTTGAA attCCTGGTGCCCCTGATGATGAAGCAGTAcgaatatttttagaatttgagAGGGTTGAATCAGCAATTAAAG CTGTTGTTGATCTGAATGGGAGGTATTTTGGTGGACGGGTGGTAAAAGCATGTTTCTACAATTTGGATAAGTTCAGGGTCTTGGATTTGGCGGAACAAGTTTGA